From the Gordonia bronchialis DSM 43247 genome, one window contains:
- the clpB gene encoding ATP-dependent chaperone ClpB, translated as MDSFTPTTKTQQALSAAVQAAASAGNPDVRPAHILVALLDQSDGIASPLLKAVGVDPSNVRAQAQAMVDRMPTVSGASSTPQLSRESIAAISAAQQLAGELDDEYVSTEHMVVGLATGDSDVAKLLHNAGATPQALREAFVAVRGNARVTSEDPESTYQALEKYSTDLTAAAREGKLDPVIGRDTEIRRVVQVLSRRTKNNPVLIGEPGVGKTAIVEGLAQRIVAGDVPESLRGKTVISLDMGSMVAGAKYRGEFEERLKAVLDEIKGSAGQVITFIDELHTIVGAGATGDSAMDAGNMIKPMLARGELRLVGATTLEEYRKYIEKDAALERRFQQVYVGEPSVEDAIGILRGLKDRYEVHHGVRITDSALVAAATLSDRYITSRFLPDKAIDLVDEAASRLRMEIDSRPVEIDEVERIVRRLEVEEVALQKETDAASKERLEKLRQELADQKEKLNELSARWQSEKTAIDAVRDLKEELERLRGEADRAERDGDLGRAAELRYGKIPGLEKNLEAAIEKTGTDPGQDVMLQEEVGPDDVAQVVSSWTGIPAGRMLEGETAKLLRMEEELGHRVIGQKAAVVAVSDAVRRARAGVADPNRPLGSFMFLGPTGVGKTELAKALAEFLFDDERAMVRIDMSEYGEKHSVARLVGAPPGYVGYEAGGQLTEAVRRRPYTVVLFDEIEKAHPDVFDVLLQVLDEGRLTDGQGRTVDFRNTILVLTSNLGAGGDKDQVMAAVRSRFKPEFINRLDDVIIFDALSPEELVSIVDIQLAQLGKRLAQRRLELQVTPKAKEWLAERGFDPLYGARPLRRLVQQAIGDSLAKALLAGDIRDGDVVPVNVSADGESLVLG; from the coding sequence GTGGACAGCTTCACCCCCACCACCAAGACACAGCAAGCGTTGAGTGCTGCTGTGCAGGCGGCGGCCAGCGCTGGAAATCCCGACGTGCGACCGGCCCATATCCTTGTGGCCCTGCTCGATCAGTCCGACGGCATCGCGTCGCCGCTGCTCAAAGCGGTCGGGGTGGACCCGTCGAATGTTCGTGCGCAGGCCCAGGCGATGGTCGATCGCATGCCGACGGTGTCCGGTGCCAGCTCGACGCCACAACTCTCCCGCGAGTCGATCGCGGCCATCAGTGCCGCTCAGCAGCTTGCCGGTGAGCTCGACGACGAGTACGTCTCCACCGAACACATGGTGGTCGGTCTGGCGACCGGCGACTCCGACGTCGCCAAACTGCTGCACAACGCCGGGGCCACCCCGCAGGCGTTGCGCGAGGCCTTCGTCGCCGTGCGCGGCAACGCCCGGGTGACCTCGGAGGACCCCGAATCGACGTATCAGGCACTGGAGAAGTACTCCACCGACCTGACCGCCGCGGCCCGCGAGGGCAAACTCGACCCGGTCATCGGCCGGGACACCGAGATCCGGCGCGTCGTGCAGGTGCTCAGTCGCCGTACCAAGAACAACCCGGTGCTCATCGGTGAGCCCGGCGTCGGCAAGACCGCCATCGTGGAAGGGCTGGCCCAGCGCATCGTCGCCGGGGACGTCCCGGAATCGTTGCGCGGCAAAACCGTCATCTCCCTGGACATGGGCTCGATGGTGGCCGGCGCCAAGTACCGCGGCGAATTCGAGGAACGACTCAAGGCCGTCCTCGACGAGATCAAGGGATCGGCCGGGCAGGTCATCACCTTCATCGACGAGTTGCACACCATCGTGGGTGCCGGCGCGACAGGCGATTCCGCGATGGATGCCGGCAACATGATCAAGCCGATGCTGGCTCGCGGTGAGCTGCGGCTGGTCGGCGCGACCACCCTCGAGGAGTACCGCAAGTACATCGAGAAGGACGCCGCCCTCGAGCGCCGCTTCCAGCAGGTGTACGTCGGTGAACCCTCCGTCGAGGACGCCATCGGCATCCTGCGTGGCCTGAAGGATCGGTACGAGGTGCACCACGGTGTGCGCATCACCGACTCCGCCCTGGTGGCCGCGGCAACGCTGTCCGACCGCTACATCACCTCCCGCTTCTTGCCGGACAAGGCCATCGACCTCGTCGACGAGGCCGCGTCGCGACTGCGGATGGAGATCGACTCGCGCCCCGTCGAAATCGACGAGGTGGAGCGCATTGTTCGCCGTCTGGAGGTCGAAGAGGTTGCGCTGCAGAAGGAAACGGACGCCGCATCCAAGGAGCGGCTGGAGAAGCTGCGTCAGGAACTGGCCGACCAGAAGGAAAAGCTCAACGAGCTGAGCGCCCGCTGGCAATCGGAGAAGACCGCCATCGACGCGGTCCGCGACCTCAAGGAAGAGCTGGAACGGCTTCGCGGAGAGGCAGATCGGGCCGAGCGTGACGGCGATCTGGGCCGTGCGGCCGAACTGCGGTACGGCAAGATCCCCGGACTCGAGAAGAACCTCGAGGCCGCGATCGAGAAGACCGGCACCGATCCCGGGCAAGACGTGATGCTCCAGGAGGAGGTCGGCCCCGACGACGTGGCGCAGGTCGTGTCGTCGTGGACCGGAATCCCTGCCGGGCGCATGCTCGAAGGTGAGACCGCCAAGCTGCTGCGCATGGAAGAGGAACTGGGACACCGGGTCATCGGCCAGAAGGCGGCTGTGGTCGCGGTCTCCGACGCCGTGCGCCGCGCCCGTGCCGGGGTCGCCGACCCCAACCGGCCGCTGGGTTCGTTCATGTTCCTCGGCCCGACCGGCGTCGGCAAGACCGAGCTGGCCAAAGCGCTCGCCGAGTTCCTGTTCGACGACGAGCGGGCGATGGTCCGCATCGACATGAGCGAGTACGGCGAGAAGCACAGCGTGGCAAGACTTGTGGGTGCCCCTCCCGGTTACGTCGGCTACGAGGCCGGCGGTCAGCTGACCGAGGCGGTGCGGCGTCGGCCGTACACGGTGGTGCTGTTCGACGAGATCGAGAAGGCCCACCCGGACGTCTTCGACGTGCTGCTGCAGGTCCTCGACGAGGGTCGCCTGACCGATGGTCAGGGTCGCACGGTGGACTTCCGCAACACCATCCTCGTCCTCACGTCCAACCTGGGCGCGGGCGGCGACAAGGATCAGGTGATGGCGGCGGTCCGCAGCCGGTTCAAGCCGGAGTTCATCAACCGGCTCGACGACGTCATCATCTTCGACGCGCTGAGCCCCGAGGAACTGGTGTCCATCGTCGACATCCAGCTCGCCCAGCTCGGTAAGCGGCTGGCACAGCGTCGGCTGGAACTGCAGGTCACGCCGAAGGCCAAGGAATGGCTCGCCGAGCGCGGATTCGATCCGCTCTACGGTGCGCGGCCACTGCGCCGGCTGGTGCAGCAGGCCATCGGCGACAGCCTCGCCAAGGCGTTGCTGGCCGGCGACATCCGCGACGGCGATGTGGTGCCGGTGAACGTCAGCGCCGACGGAGAGTCGTTGGTGCTCGGCTGA